The Marinobacter subterrani genome has a segment encoding these proteins:
- the narI gene encoding respiratory nitrate reductase subunit gamma, whose translation MSYLNTLLFGIYPYLALVVLFIGTWARYDQGQFTWRAQSSQMLRKKNMVIASVLFHVGILVILFGHLVGLLTPHWAYEWLISAGQKQVMAIVVGGIAGVMTLVGGGMLAYRRLTDPRVKASSTFADNMIIVVLVIQVALGLLTIPPTLGHLDGGNMLRLANWAQGIFTFQGDAAENLLGMGWIYKIHILLGLTIFVLFPFTRLVHMLSVPVEYFGRKYQVVRKRA comes from the coding sequence ATGTCCTATCTCAATACACTGTTATTCGGAATCTATCCCTACCTCGCGCTGGTCGTCCTGTTTATAGGCACCTGGGCCCGGTATGATCAGGGCCAGTTCACCTGGCGGGCGCAATCCAGCCAGATGCTGCGCAAGAAAAACATGGTCATTGCCAGCGTGCTGTTTCATGTCGGTATTCTGGTGATTCTGTTTGGTCACCTGGTTGGCCTGCTGACGCCCCACTGGGCGTATGAATGGCTGATCTCTGCCGGGCAGAAACAGGTGATGGCCATCGTAGTTGGCGGTATCGCCGGCGTGATGACGCTGGTTGGCGGCGGCATGCTCGCCTACCGTCGCCTGACGGACCCACGGGTGAAGGCCAGCAGTACCTTCGCCGACAACATGATCATTGTGGTTCTGGTGATTCAGGTGGCCCTGGGCCTGCTGACCATCCCGCCAACCCTGGGCCATCTGGACGGCGGCAATATGCTGCGCCTGGCAAACTGGGCGCAGGGGATTTTCACCTTCCAGGGCGATGCAGCGGAAAACCTGCTGGGCATGGGCTGGATCTACAAGATTCATATCCTGCTAGGGCTGACCATCTTCGTGCTGTTCCCGTTCACCCGCCTGGTGCACATGCTCAGCGTGCCGGTGGAGTATTTCGGGCGGAAGTATCAGGTGGTACGCAAGCGGGCGTAA
- the narJ gene encoding nitrate reductase molybdenum cofactor assembly chaperone — protein sequence MQLLKVLARVLEYPTDELQASKDALIAAVLEDSRLPRQNKEQLLRCVDMLCDGDLLDMQENYVGMFDKGRATSLLLFEHVHGESRDRGQAMVDLMEEYRTNGLEIDARELPDYLPLFLEYLSTRPWDEIRNWLEDIHHILGLLGERLYQRESFYHVMMDSLLVLSGRTANRQELARIVASEERDDTPEALDKVWEEEMVKFVDDQGSSCSTGGVVGQRRRELEQTQTIHLSDQLMTDATPRQAGRA from the coding sequence ATGCAACTTTTAAAAGTACTGGCACGGGTGCTTGAGTACCCGACCGACGAACTCCAGGCCTCCAAAGATGCCCTGATTGCCGCTGTCCTGGAGGACAGCCGGTTGCCCCGGCAGAACAAGGAGCAACTGCTGCGCTGCGTGGACATGCTGTGCGATGGCGACCTTCTGGACATGCAGGAGAACTACGTGGGCATGTTCGACAAGGGCCGGGCTACCTCTCTGCTGCTGTTCGAGCACGTGCATGGGGAATCCCGGGATCGTGGCCAGGCGATGGTGGACCTGATGGAGGAATACCGCACCAACGGTCTGGAGATTGATGCCCGGGAACTGCCGGACTATCTGCCCCTGTTCCTGGAATACCTATCCACTCGGCCCTGGGACGAAATCCGGAACTGGCTGGAGGATATCCACCATATCCTCGGCTTGCTGGGCGAGCGCCTGTACCAGCGGGAAAGCTTCTATCACGTGATGATGGACTCCCTGCTGGTGTTGTCTGGCCGTACCGCAAACCGCCAGGAACTGGCCCGGATCGTTGCTTCGGAAGAGCGTGACGACACCCCGGAGGCCCTGGACAAAGTCTGGGAAGAGGAAATGGTGAAGTTTGTCGATGATCAGGGCAGTTCCTGCAGTACTGGAGGCGTTGTCGGCCAGCGCCGCCGCGAACTGGAGCAGACCCAGACCATTCACCTGAGTGATCAACTGATGACGGACGCCACGCCCCGTCAGGCCGGGCGTGCCTGA
- the narH gene encoding nitrate reductase subunit beta — translation MKIRSQVGMVLNLDKCIGCHTCSVTCKNVWTSREGMEYAWFNNVETKPGIGYPKEWENQDKWKGGWMRDSSGKIRPKIGGRFRVLANIFANPDLPEIDDYYEPFDFDYQHLHTAGDTKHQPIARPRSLISGQRMQKIEWGPNWEEILGTEFAKRRKDKNFDQVQADIYGQFENTFMMYLPRLCEHCLNPACVASCPSGAIYKREEDGIVLIDQDKCRGWRMCVSGCPYKKIYFNWKTGKSEKCIFCYPRIEAGMPTVCSETCVGRIRYLGVLLYDADRIEEVASVPGEHELYEKQLEIFLDPFDPKVIEQAKKDGIPMNVIEAAQQSPVYKMAVDWKLALPLHPEYRTLPMVWYVPPLSPIQSAAEAGKVEFDGILPKIESLRIPVKYLANLLTAGDEKPIVRALKRIMAMRLYKRAETVEGKEDLRALEEAGLTKAQADEMYRYLAIANYEDRFVIPTSHRELAKEAFPDATAHGERGGCGFSFGDGCNGDSKFNMFGGRKQTTSMVQKLSTVKQVDPKQLQE, via the coding sequence ATGAAAATCCGTTCCCAAGTCGGCATGGTGCTGAACCTGGACAAGTGCATCGGTTGCCACACCTGTTCAGTGACCTGCAAAAACGTATGGACCAGCCGTGAAGGCATGGAGTACGCCTGGTTCAACAACGTCGAGACCAAGCCCGGTATCGGCTACCCGAAAGAGTGGGAGAACCAGGACAAGTGGAAAGGCGGCTGGATGCGCGACAGCTCCGGCAAGATCCGCCCGAAGATCGGTGGCCGTTTCCGGGTGTTGGCGAACATTTTCGCCAACCCGGACCTGCCGGAAATTGACGATTACTACGAGCCATTTGATTTTGACTACCAACACCTGCATACCGCCGGCGATACCAAGCACCAGCCGATTGCCCGGCCGCGCTCGCTGATCTCCGGCCAGCGCATGCAGAAAATCGAATGGGGCCCGAACTGGGAGGAAATACTCGGTACCGAGTTCGCCAAGCGCCGCAAGGACAAGAACTTTGACCAGGTACAGGCGGATATCTACGGCCAGTTCGAAAACACCTTCATGATGTACCTGCCGCGCTTGTGCGAGCACTGCCTGAACCCGGCCTGTGTCGCCAGCTGCCCGAGTGGTGCCATCTATAAGCGGGAAGAAGACGGCATCGTGCTGATCGACCAGGACAAGTGCCGTGGCTGGCGCATGTGTGTCTCCGGCTGTCCGTACAAGAAGATCTACTTCAACTGGAAAACCGGCAAGTCCGAGAAGTGCATCTTCTGTTACCCGCGTATCGAAGCCGGTATGCCCACCGTGTGCTCAGAGACCTGCGTGGGCCGGATTCGCTACCTGGGCGTTCTGCTGTATGACGCAGACCGCATCGAGGAAGTGGCCAGCGTTCCCGGTGAGCACGAGCTGTATGAGAAACAGCTGGAAATCTTCCTGGACCCGTTCGACCCCAAAGTAATCGAGCAGGCCAAGAAAGACGGCATTCCGATGAATGTCATCGAAGCCGCCCAGCAGAGCCCGGTCTACAAGATGGCGGTGGACTGGAAACTTGCCCTGCCTCTGCACCCGGAATACCGCACCCTGCCCATGGTCTGGTACGTGCCGCCCCTGAGCCCGATCCAGTCCGCGGCGGAAGCCGGCAAGGTCGAATTTGACGGCATATTGCCGAAGATCGAAAGCCTGCGGATCCCGGTGAAGTATCTGGCCAACCTGCTCACCGCTGGTGACGAGAAGCCGATTGTCCGGGCCCTCAAGCGGATCATGGCCATGCGTCTGTACAAGCGCGCGGAGACCGTGGAAGGCAAGGAAGACCTGCGTGCCCTTGAGGAAGCCGGGCTGACCAAGGCCCAGGCGGACGAAATGTATCGCTACCTGGCTATCGCCAACTACGAGGATCGCTTTGTGATCCCCACCAGCCATCGCGAGCTGGCGAAGGAAGCCTTCCCCGACGCGACCGCCCACGGCGAGCGCGGCGGCTGCGGCTTCAGCTTCGGCGACGGCTGCAACGGCGACAGCAAATTCAACATGTTCGGTGGCCGCAAACAGACCACCAGCATGGTCCAGAAGTTGTCGACCGTGAAGCAGGTCGACCCGAAACAACTGCAGGAATAA